A section of the Malus sylvestris chromosome 17, drMalSylv7.2, whole genome shotgun sequence genome encodes:
- the LOC126611281 gene encoding F-box protein At3g07870-like gives MSEYLPEEIIVQILLRLPVKPLIQFTSVCRSWNSIIKHTSFINAHLNLSQNKTSNNTPSILLRHCPKDPTIERYSLHLDNDSFLEHSKPQLPVQSLIECFRIVGSCNGLLLLSDDYHAETNTLILWNPSIRKFVSLPKPHEPTSPYYPVYGFGFDSKKNDYKVVRLVNLRQDDQGQACPEVSLYSLNSGSWKTISATAPNYVIAQTFWSQVFIKGAVHWIASHRKENGLRNVILSFDVSGETFKEIQLPEDLPRQFYNISAAGKSIAVKHYEENTHSIWIMREYGVVDSWTKKFSIDRNVTPNFLVIQIMGCRKNGEFLLEMYDHGEKTGKLVSHDPKNNRNEFLGIHTDPGYSCIEYYTESLVLLDRAS, from the coding sequence ATGTCAGAATACCTTCCCGAAGAAATTATAGTCCAAATTCTTCTTAGGCTTCCCGTCAAACCTTTGATTCAGTTCACCTCCGTCTGCAGATCTTGGAACTCCATCATTAAACACACTAGCTTCATCAACGCACACCTCAACCTTAGCCAGAACAAAACCAGCAACAACACCCCTTCCATCCTTCTCAGGCACTGCCCCAAGGACCCCACAATTGAGCGCTATTCTTTACACTTAGACAATGACTCCTTCCTAGAACACTCAAAGCCACAGCTTCCAGTTCAGAGCTTGATCGAGTGTTTCCGAATTGTGGGCTCGTGCAACGGATTACTTCTCCTCTCCGACGATTACCATGCAGAAACCAACACCTTGATTCTATGGAACCCCTCAATAAGAAAGTTCGTCTCACTTCCAAAGCCTCATGAACCAACCTCCCCATATTATCCTGTTTATGGGTTCGGTTTTGATTCGAAGAAAAATGATTACAAGGTAGTGAGACTGGTGAATCTCCGCCAAGATGATCAAGGCCAAGCTTGCCCTGAAGTTTCGCTTTATTCACTAAATTCAGGGTCTTGGAAAACCATTTCAGCAACTGCTCCTAATTATGTCATCGCTCAGACATTTTGGTCTCAAGTTTTTATCAAAGGAGCCGTGCATTGGATTGCGTCTCATCGAAAAGAAAATGGACTCCGCAATGTGATTTTGTCATTTGATGTGAGTGGTGAGACTTTTAAAGAGATTCAGTTGCCAGAAGATTTACCACGTCAGTTTTACAATATTTCAGCTGCTGGAAAGTCTATTGCTGTGAAGCACTATGAGGAAAATACACATAGTATTTGGATTATGAGAGAGTATGGGGTGGTGGATTCATGGACAAAGAAATTCTCTATTGATAGAAATGTCACCCCGAATTTCCTAGTTATACAGATTATGGGGTGCAGGAAGAATGGCGAGTTTCTGTTAGAAATGTATGACCATGGAGAGAAGACTGGAAAGTTGGTTTCTCATGATCCTAAGAACAACAGAAATGAATTTCTAGGAATTCATACAGATCCAGGGTATTCATGTATTGAATATTACACGGAGAGCCTAGTTTTACTCGATCGAGCGAGTTGA